The nucleotide sequence TAGTATGCTTTTTAGAGATCGAATCAGCGGCGTAACAAACATTAATCAAATTGATCAAGCAGTGACACTCAAAAACGCGACTCTGAATTACAATATATTAGAGAACATGAAGAGCTAAAACCGCGAAAATTTCCTAAGAAGCCACACAAAACACTATTTTCTATAACAAACAAAATTTGAGTCCGCTGGATTGAAAGCTTGAAAAAAACTTAACAATCTCTAGATATAAGTACTCTCATATTTACAGTATGAGAAAGCACCAATGTAGTCAAGTGCACAGGCCTATATGGCAGCAGCACCATATAAAGAAATCGAAAACTACAATGAATATCATCACCTAAGAGACCAAAAAAGGCAGTGAGAACCAGAGATTGATTGGCAACGATGACACTGAAATAAAGCGCAGCACAGCTCTTTGCAAAATGCTCCAACTCGTCAACTTTTCTAGTTGTGTTTTCAAactgtggatttttttttttgtttttaatctcATCAGATTGTAGAAGGGTCAGCTTTGATGCTAAACAGGTTTGCTTCTTTCCTTCCGAACTTCAAATCTCGGAGCTGCAATAAAACAATCAGAGAATGCCAGAAGCACGAAAAGATCATTTTAAGCATCATCGTTGTCATTTACATACCAAGTCCATTAGCCTCAGAAGTCCTCATGATTCGGAGCCGTTTGACTGAAATGTGGAACATCCTaaatagaaagaagaaagaaagttaCAGCATCAGATAAGTTAACCTAATGCACTTCGAAATAAATAATGAACTTTTAATACTTCAGGAAGCAGATTCATACCCCCATGGAACGTCTCCCACAAGCATCCAGTCTCCCTCCTTATCTTCATAAGTGAGCACAAATCCACACGATCCATCCAAAAGCTTGGAGGAGTTCTTTGCTTCTTCCTTCTCTCCACCAGATCCTTCATACAAAGAAGGCAGAGTCACAGTGAGTTACTTGTAACAAATACTATGTATTCAGTCTAACTTGCATTCCATACTAACTATTTGAATTGAGAAAAAAGAAACTCGCTAAATATATATGAACTCAAGTCCCAGAACATCAAGATACTTGAGAAGGCAAACGAACTCACCAATGGAATTGAGAGTTGAGTTGGACCTAAAAAACATGTCCTCCAAGTTACGGGCTAAGGTTTCGTAGCAAGTATGAGCATTCAAATCCACCTTCCTTCCTATAGGAACTCCATCCATATTCACCTTAACAAATCCAAGATGACCGTTTTCGCTCACAATATTGGTCTTGTTGCCATTgcatattttcttctttgaagCATCTTCGGATTTGTGATTTTTTCCAGCAACCGCAGACTTCTCCTCTTCTGCTTTTAGAGCCTTTGTTTGGCTCACCAAGCTGTTCATCCTGTGAACCCCTATAGGTGGCCATCCCACAAGCTGGCTGCTCTAACAAAGTAAATTTTTACGATTAATATTTGAGCCATCAGAGGAAACACAGGTATTAGAAACCTGAAAGCTTTAGACTCTCACAGAAGCACAACAAACAGGGGAAATATAACATGATCAAAGGAGAAATGATTCCAGTGGGGAAATTAAATTCCAGTTTAACCAGAGGGGAAGCTACAACAAAAGGCTAGAACACTTGGGATTATGCTTAATGGTCTCTTAttaaataagaacaaaaaaaaaatagtctatctcctctctctcaacTTGCTCAACAAATAGCATTTCTCTCAGTACTAACATAGAAATTTAAGACAAGAATTATAAGACAAGGATAATATagtgattttgattttcttgacaACTGGCTGTATCAATAATCAAACCTGCCACCAGGAGGAGATCCACCCTCTTGAGGAGAAGAGTCAGCAGCTCTCTTTGTCCCAGAAACAGCAACAGCAGAAGAAACAGAAGCATTGTTAGCTCCTCTATGAGCAGGAGAGAGCACTGAAGGGAAATCCTTGGCAGTCAAGATTCTGCCACACTCACTCCATTCACTAGCCTTAACCttcccaccaccaccaacaccaAGGCTCAGGCCCAAACCCAACTCAAGCTCACTCTCAGCTGGGTATGAAGTAGCCTCCACATACTGATCTTGCTCGACCACATTCACTTTTGACACTGTGGACTCATTTGTGGAGACCCCAGAAGAACCACCACAAAGTAACCCAAGAGCAGCACCTTCCATCAGAACAAACAATAAATTGATAGCAAACCCACTCAAGAAAAGATCTTTAAAGTTCTTTCTTtcaagaaattgagagagaagTCGAGAAGAaatggagaggaagagaagaaagaagagagagcatAGTATGAGTGGAAAAGCATGGGAAGAGGAAGGGAGGAGTTGGTGGTGGAGGGAGTGATGATGATGGGGCCCAGTTGTCTGCTAGTGCTCCTAgcacttatcaaaaaaatttcttgaCATGATCATAACCCTTTAGACTCTCATCTTCCTCTGTTTGTAGTAGAAGTATAAATTCTAAaacgggagagagaagaaaaagattgGGACAATGACAAATAAACCAATGACAGAAACAATTTTGGGTCAGGTGTTTTCAAGTCTGGTCAGAAGCCAGAACTCgagtctctcttctttctttctccccTTCTGCACTTCTTTTGGTCAGAAATCACAGCTGTGTTACTTCTGCACCATCATCAAAAAGAAAGCCAGTAATAATCTGGTCTATGGTTAATGATGGGTTTTCTGAACAACTCCAACCCTATGCCTCTATTTTACGAATTTTAATTCCAACACCACTCCAACTGCGCCCGTTTGGATCAACCTTTGTTTGAAGCATTTATACCATTTGTTAATATAAATGCTTCATGTCAACCAAAGAAGAATTTGCGACACATATTTCGAGATAATTTTGTGcaacatttatactactttgtgAAATGTTCCATCAATAaacaatttcacattttttactCAGTTTTTTCCAATCTTACTCCAGTATATTATTGATTTATCAAATATACCCTTAGATGACCTAATGAAATATAATTAACTTACCAAATAATGTATACCCTTAccaaataatgtattaattaaatttaattaacttggtaatttattaattattttataatttattattttcttcaattaatttaaatacatttattgattttataaaatttgtatgtttggatacaggtacacaattaaaatgtataatacccctacacgtaatttatccaatatgctacacaacacaaatgttaacagtaaaagttcaaccaaacacctacccagatttaagcagcatatctgctactaaaattgtccaacatttttgttaccaccatttctactagAATATCTgttactttacaaatgctctacaAAACTAGCCCAAATCATTTCAACATTACATCAAATATCttgatattatttaattaaactatcattgattttaaattaatatcttaggagagaatattgaataaattaatattttaatggttTGAGGATTTATAGGGGATCTCAACTTTGGGGTACATCTATTTACAAACCTCTTTATTATTAAGTTAAAACTTATGATCGATAggcttttcaaatttcttgattccaattgattttattcttttgatgTGATACTAGTTTTTTTTATCTAATCAATTACAAACTTGTATGGATTAAagtttataataattttatataaaattaatttaaactaatattcTAATTTCGTTAATACTTTAGTTATTTTCATTAATAAATCCAATAAtttgtaattaattattttaaattagttCTCATGATCAAAATTAAAGGGTAATAATTTGTACCATTTTATTACTCGGAATCTAAATTTATAACACATTGAGATACATTTAATATTGTACATATTCAGTTATAAAATTCAATGTTCTGTTCATAACTTATGGCCTATTATGCTATACATTCATATCTATATCTGTCTCATTGCATCATAATGGGTAGCATTGGTGGATCTGAGACCAATGATAACTCCACAAAGTGATTTTGATTGACAAATCCAATACATATCACACCTTGTTTTTGTGGAGGTTATGCTGGGAAAGAGCCTAATGGTAATAACGTAATACATTGTGCACTGCAAATTAAAATCAATTAAGATCAAAGCAATGTTTTAGTATGATGCAATCAAGTTCTCATGTCAGGCATAGTCATCCAATGATTCAATGGTGTAggcctctctctctcaaaaaatGTCAGTGCTTCTCTTATATCAAACACCCTTTCATAACTTCCATACATAGATGCATACTCATCAATGTATGTATTCAACTTTGTAAGCAAATCATACCTTACACGACCCCATCCTCATGTTGGTCTTCATTGCCTCATGAATGGACATTCTTTGTCTTGATACTGATGGAGGAACGTACATCGAAGAACAACAATGTCTGTATGGTGTAACTGGAAAATCCTCAGCTACTACATATTCAAATCCAGATGGACTTTTACGAGTTGAGGTGTCAACCTTTTTCTTAGAAACAAGTCGCCCACGTGTCTTATTCTTCACATTTGGCTCTACAAGTGAAGTCACTAAAGGGTTAATAATTTCACATAATTTTCATAACAACCCAAGTTTACCAAATCGAGACTTTTGCTTGAATTGTTCCGTAAATAATTCTAACTCAATAGTGCAGCCAAGATCATCATGTTGCATTCCTGTATTCGGCATGAAGTCCAACTTTCTCCAGTATGAATTGACAAAAGAAAGATGAATTGGACAAGCTTGTAGTATGTAATTAGATATTTCATGTGCACATGGTAAACCGTAAGTTAGTCTAATTCGACACTCACATGTTTGGACATCAATTCCGACGACTTTAGAACGCTGCACTTCCTTCAAAATATGGTTTAACCATGCAGATGAAACAAACCCCTTTAGTTCACTGAATACCAAAATATTGAAATCATGTTGCACAAAATTCACACTTTTCTCCaacaattgcacaaaaggttATGAATGAATAACCATACTGACTCAGAATTACCCATTGAATTTCTCATATGCCTTTTCAACTTTGCATGTTGGCTTTCAACTCGATTAGTTGTCCTATTATCAAAGTGCATTGCTTTGTCGGTCTAAGCAGCAACAAATATGTCTTTATGTTTGTCAAGCCATGTTGTTTTGATGTAATTAATTGCAGCTGGATATACATGAAATAATTGTTCAATATATAACAACCTCATATTATACTCATCGAGGGTTTCAGAGTCCACCAAAGAGTGCCACATAGAGTCGAAACTTTCCCACGTTTGCTTATCCTCGAatagttttttgcattttgccAGAACATTCTTTCCAATATGCCATTTGCACAATAAACTTATTGACTCGGAGAACACATGATCAACAACATTCATCAATGCTAAATCTCTGTCAGTCAACACTACACGTGACAATAGACATCCATCCATCACTGACTGTAAACAACTCAATGCCCATGTGTTGTTATCCTCTTTCTCAAATTGAAGGAACACAAATGCAACACAAAAAGTCATTTATGTGGATGTAACACTAACAATTTCAAATAATGGTAAGCGAAATTTGTTTGTCTTATACGTTGTGTCCATAATCAAAATATAAGGAAAAGCAAGCAACAAATCTAGTGAACGAGGATGAACAAAAAATAAGTCTTCAATCTGGTTTGACTTAGTATCACTCATATACCCTGATATATAATCATGCTAGCTGATTTTTGCGATGAGCTGTTACAATTGAGATCTCCCAGCAAGTTCTGCGACTCTATATTTCTGACGAGCATTGTATATCATTTTCATAGTAGACATGTTGTCTGCATATCTTGCCTTCAATGTAGACAATACCTCATGCGGTTTAACAAGACTTTTTGACATATCAATCATTATTGGTTTCATCTTGAGTTAAGAATGACCCTCCATGTCTTTTGCAGCTGGATGATTATGAATCCCATAAATAACCCTTAACATCCAATCGTCACCGGTTTTTAACTTGATTCCTCTCAAACGAAAAGGACAATTGCATTTTTTTGTGCCGATCAATTTTGATGAAGATTTTATGGACCGATATTGTCCAGTTCATTCACATTGCAAGATCAACTTGTGTGGCTTACGAAATTTACCTTGATTCAAGCTTGTTATACTCAAAATAAATCCAAGCACAAGTGCAATAGATCGTGCCCATTGAATTAAATTGTCACAACaattaaacacctataaaaaaaagaacatgattaatatatgatataaaTTTTTTGCACACCATATATGATTTATTCTTACCTTATCTGTTGTAAATTGGTCGGTGTAATCATTTTTTATCCGAATGTTCTCTTCAAGTTTCGGTATCATGACGTTCAATCGATCATCCTGATTATGGTAATGAACATTAAACATATATCAACATTTTAtatgcgtgtgtatatatatgtgtttgtgcaaGCATAAAACTGGCATAAATGCAAATCTTGAGCCCAAAATCGAACATGATTATCCATTTTTTATACTCAAAAAAAGAGGGGAGAGTTAAAATTTCAAAGACTACACAAAGCTAAAAAACTAGAGATGTGGTAAGAATTTCAAAGAGTATTTATAACTAATTTCATTGAGggtaataatataaaatttggAGTGTAGCAAAATAATTGAATATGTAAAAAAAGAATCTTGATGATTCACGTCACTCTTGTTTGTTTTTGGAGTCACGTCAATATTATTTGGACTCAAGTCactattgtttttttgttttatctttttatttaataaaaataataaaaatattaatgaatatatattcattaaaattaattcaaaaaaacattgtaaaagtttaaaaaaaaagtcacgaTTTACTAATTGATTTGACTAAAAAAACTATCAATTGTCACATcgaaagaataaaataaattgaaatcaagaaatttgaaaagccTATAAGTTATTGGTCTAAACTTAGTAATATAGAGGTCTGTAAATAGATGCACCACAACTTTGGGAGCTCCTTCTCCCCTCCCTCTGCTTATAGGTTTTAACTTAGTAATATAGAGGCATGTAAATAGATACACCCCAACTTTTAGAGCTCCCTCCCGCTCCCCTTTGGGAGCAAGATAATGCCCTCCCTCATGTTAAGGTAGCATTCAGGATATGAGTTTGAGCAAGATAATGCCCTCCATCTGTTGTGGATCTTCGATTATCGACATTTTTTATATGCTCCAGCGACGTATACTTGGTTTTTAGTGATAAGATTCTCAGATTTGGGGGAGATCGGTCTCTCTTGTTCAAAAAGAAGTCAATACCCTTGATGTAGATCCAAGGTATAATTTATATGATGTTTTCTTGTTCAGTCTTTGTAACGCGGTGGAGTATAGAATTGTTTGGCGGCCATTCGACGATGTCCAGGTGTAATATGGTATAGTCTAGGAGTGTCTTGCGATGGCTgtctttttgtgttttgtgttttttttttttttttagtcctcttggttgtactccatttttatGGGAGTACAAGTACCTATGAGTTTCAATTTCCTAATTTGTTAGATAACTTAATATAATTAGATAAAAAAGGTCATCATTCAAATTATAACTCAATTAAAGAATAACCCAAAATTAAGCACACACATTAACGTTATGTTTATTTAAAGGTTTAGTCTTTTTACATGGGGGAACAAGCTGACAAGGTGGGATCTAGTAACTTCATTTTATACAACCAAAAGGTGCCAAGTAAGCCAATAAGGTTTGTGGCTAGACCGAACGACCTATAAATTAAGGTTATAATAGGATTTTGGGGTCAGACCCGACCCAATTCAAAGCCCTACCCTTGGTTTTTTCTTGCAATGTTTGGTACGAGACAACTCGACACATTTTATGAAAGAGTTGACAAAGAAGGAAAGCTCACTCACCTAGTGTTATCAGACTCGGCTCGACCCATCGATCAGACCTATTAAACCTCCATTTTCAAGGAATGTCGGGCCGATTACTATGTTAACTCGGGCAAGCAATCAACCCGTCACAACTTGAATATACCCGTAAAATCGTGACCCTTACAACCCGCGGTTCACTTAATAGACATCTTTTTTATTTCCTAAAATGAAATCTAACAAATTCACCTAGGCTTAGTGCTCGCGAAGTCTGAACAAATCACGTTACTCACCTCTGAAGACTGAAGTTCTCATGAACGACTCACCATCGAGGCATCGATGGCTCGATTTTCTGTCATTCTGTGAGTTTCTTCTTGATCTCTCTCTCCCTCACCTGTACGGCTCTACCGACTCTAATTTGTATGCTCATCTCTTTTCTGTTTCATTATGCATATGATGGCCTAGAATTTGGGGACAAGCCAACAAGGTAAAAACTTCACAATTCCAGGCTTCCAAGTTAGtcgattttctttctttccatggTTCTTCACTTCTTCATATGTTCTGCACTTTATTTTGATATTACACCCGCACTATATATGCTAGGCTCACCAGAATAAGGAGGTTGAAAGTCTATCTGGCTGTAGGCAGACCTAGCTCTACTGGATCaactatttttgaaaaaaaaccaTCAACAACATAGGTTTGAGTCACAAGACTCACTGAATGAATAGTAACTCAATCAATACAGAGGGGGACAAACATGCTGGAAAAGATACGGGATATCGATAACATTAAACATGCATAAAGACTAAAGAGACTTTGAGAGTCTGAGCCTATGAGGTGATTACTTCAtttgagtttttcaagtttcatattTTTTGTATTATCATTTTTCGATTATCAGATGTTGTGACTTAAGACTTGAGAGATTGGAGTATCAAATGCTTATTCACGTGCTTTACCTTGCACTTGCAGGGATTATTGCTTACTACTTTATTTTGAAATGTCGTCTACACCATCAACTACAGGATCCACATCTAACCCTAGTCAAAGTTCATCTGTGCCTGTACAAAGTTCAATCAGAGAAAAAAGTAA is from Tripterygium wilfordii isolate XIE 37 chromosome 14, ASM1340144v1, whole genome shotgun sequence and encodes:
- the LOC120014628 gene encoding auxin-responsive protein IAA13-like, translated to MEGAALGLLCGGSSGVSTNESTVSKVNVVEQDQYVEATSYPAESELELGLGLSLGVGGGGKVKASEWSECGRILTAKDFPSVLSPAHRGANNASVSSAVAVSGTKRAADSSPQEGGSPPGGSQLVGWPPIGVHRMNSLVSQTKALKAEEEKSAVAGKNHKSEDASKKKICNGNKTNIVSENGHLGFVKVNMDGVPIGRKVDLNAHTCYETLARNLEDMFFRSNSTLNSIGSGGEKEEAKNSSKLLDGSCGFVLTYEDKEGDWMLVGDVPWGMFHISVKRLRIMRTSEANGLAPRFEVRKERSKPV